A single window of Dermacentor albipictus isolate Rhodes 1998 colony chromosome 1, USDA_Dalb.pri_finalv2, whole genome shotgun sequence DNA harbors:
- the Crz gene encoding pro-corazonin isoform X2 — protein MSRTVATCGVLLVCLVMIASCQTFQYSRGWTNGKRRDGAIVAGPSRVTVEHRLLEEFLSKFAPKDRVVLERLGHLFRTLDRSEDDQEY, from the exons ATGAGCCGCACCGTTGCGACTTGCGGAGTGCTGCTTGTCTGCCTGGTGATGATCGCCTCCTGCCAGACGTTCCAGTACAGCCGAGGCTGGACCAACGGCAAGCGAAGGGATGGAGCCATCGTGGCCGGCCCTAGCCGAGTCACGGTCGAGCACCGCTTGCTGGAAGAGTTCCTTTCCAAATTT GCCCCTAAGGATCGAGTGGTTCTGGAGCGACTGGGCCACCTGTTTAGAACCCTGGACCGCAGTGAGGACGATCAAGAAT ACTGA